One window of the Rhodococcus sovatensis genome contains the following:
- a CDS encoding acyl-CoA dehydrogenase family protein has translation MSIDLTYSPEVQALIDKTRTFVRNEILPIEDKFLGNIEDAGGDDLRVSMQRAAKDAGVFAPHAPVEYGGAGLNMSDRAPVFEEGGYSLFGPVALNIGAPDEGNVHMLAHIASAAQKEQFLAPLAAGEVRSAFAMTEPAPGAGSDPAALTTTAVKVDGGWKIDGHKWFITGADGAGFFIIMARTAGKPGDRGGATMFLAPADTAGIKVGRHIGTLDKAMIGGHCEVFFDNVFVPDENVLGAADEGFSYAQVRLGPARMTHVMRWLGAARRGHDIAVAQVAQREGFGSVLGDLGMVQKMVADNEIDIAATRALLVQACFALDQGSHAGNETSIAKTYAAEAIFRIVDRSIQMCGGLGVSDDLPLARLSREVRPFRVYDGPSEVHRWAIAKRVVGAAKKAAR, from the coding sequence GTGTCGATCGATCTGACGTATTCGCCCGAGGTTCAGGCTCTGATCGACAAGACGCGAACCTTCGTTCGGAACGAGATCCTGCCGATAGAGGACAAGTTTCTCGGCAACATCGAGGACGCAGGCGGCGACGACCTGCGGGTATCGATGCAGCGCGCAGCCAAGGACGCGGGTGTCTTCGCTCCGCATGCGCCGGTCGAGTACGGGGGAGCGGGCCTGAACATGAGCGACCGCGCGCCTGTGTTCGAGGAGGGTGGCTACTCGCTGTTCGGTCCCGTCGCCCTCAATATCGGCGCGCCCGACGAAGGCAACGTCCACATGCTCGCCCATATCGCCTCGGCCGCGCAGAAGGAGCAATTCCTCGCGCCTCTCGCGGCGGGCGAGGTTCGATCTGCCTTCGCGATGACCGAACCCGCGCCCGGGGCCGGCTCCGACCCGGCGGCGCTGACGACCACTGCGGTCAAGGTCGACGGCGGGTGGAAGATCGACGGCCACAAATGGTTCATCACCGGTGCCGACGGCGCAGGCTTCTTCATCATCATGGCCCGCACGGCAGGCAAGCCCGGCGACCGCGGCGGCGCCACGATGTTCCTCGCTCCCGCCGACACTGCAGGGATCAAGGTCGGCCGCCACATCGGAACCCTCGACAAGGCCATGATCGGTGGCCACTGCGAGGTCTTCTTCGACAACGTGTTCGTGCCCGACGAGAACGTGCTGGGGGCCGCCGACGAGGGCTTCTCCTACGCGCAGGTCCGGCTCGGGCCCGCCCGCATGACCCACGTGATGCGATGGCTCGGTGCGGCTCGACGCGGGCACGACATTGCCGTCGCCCAGGTGGCGCAGCGTGAGGGCTTCGGATCGGTCCTCGGCGACCTCGGCATGGTTCAGAAAATGGTCGCCGACAACGAGATCGACATTGCCGCGACGCGAGCCCTGCTGGTTCAGGCCTGTTTTGCGCTCGATCAAGGTTCGCATGCCGGCAACGAGACCTCGATCGCGAAAACGTATGCAGCCGAGGCGATATTCCGAATCGTCGACCGCAGCATCCAGATGTGTGGCGGACTCGGCGTATCCGACGATCTGCCCCTGGCGCGACTCTCCCGGGAGGTACGTCCGTTTCGGGTCTACGACGGCCCGTCCGAGGTCCATCGATGGGCGATCGCCAAGCGAGTCGTCGGAGCAGCGAAAAAGGCGGCACGATGA
- a CDS encoding phosphotransferase family protein — protein sequence MTELAGMNTPALAKFLSDNGVVLVGDLQVELISGGRSNLTFKAYDEKSAWVVRRPPMSGLTPSAHDMAREWAVTSALQSTDVPVAKTIAFDSEGAVLGVPTTVVEFDPGRVVRTREDLEDLSDADIEANTSELIRVLGRLHSVDFEAVGLGSFGKPEGFVGRQVKTWARQWEAVKTRELPDVERLRDKLAAAVPARSGSSIVHGDYRVDNVILTEGSPGSIAAVVDWEMSTLGDPLTDVALMCVYRQPIFDAVLGVSAAWTSNRYPSADELAERYSRETGTELSDWNFYLALANFKLGVIGEGITHRALAGSDTGSGAAAAAEATHEFMAAGLRAMEGKK from the coding sequence ATGACCGAGCTCGCCGGAATGAACACGCCGGCGCTGGCGAAGTTCCTCTCCGACAACGGCGTCGTCCTCGTCGGCGACTTACAGGTCGAACTGATCAGCGGCGGACGGTCCAACTTGACCTTCAAAGCGTACGACGAGAAATCTGCGTGGGTGGTTCGCCGCCCCCCGATGAGCGGTCTCACTCCATCCGCGCACGACATGGCTCGCGAATGGGCTGTGACGAGCGCCTTGCAATCGACCGACGTCCCCGTCGCGAAGACCATCGCATTCGACTCCGAGGGTGCGGTATTAGGTGTGCCCACAACGGTTGTCGAGTTCGATCCCGGCAGGGTCGTACGAACGCGCGAGGACCTCGAGGATCTGTCGGATGCCGACATCGAGGCCAACACGAGTGAATTGATCCGCGTCCTCGGCCGACTGCACAGCGTCGACTTCGAGGCGGTCGGGCTCGGATCCTTCGGCAAGCCGGAAGGGTTCGTCGGTCGTCAGGTCAAGACCTGGGCGCGACAGTGGGAAGCCGTCAAGACACGGGAATTGCCTGATGTCGAACGCCTCCGTGACAAGCTCGCTGCCGCTGTACCGGCGCGCTCGGGGTCCTCGATCGTGCACGGCGACTACCGCGTCGACAACGTGATCCTGACCGAGGGAAGTCCGGGTTCGATTGCTGCCGTCGTGGATTGGGAGATGTCGACGCTCGGTGATCCGCTCACCGACGTCGCATTGATGTGTGTGTACCGGCAGCCGATCTTCGACGCTGTGCTGGGCGTGAGTGCCGCGTGGACGAGCAACCGCTATCCGTCTGCTGACGAACTCGCCGAACGCTACAGCCGTGAAACCGGAACCGAGTTGTCGGACTGGAACTTCTACCTCGCGCTGGCGAATTTCAAGCTCGGAGTCATCGGCGAGGGCATCACCCATCGGGCGCTCGCAGGATCCGACACCGGGTCCGGTGCAGCTGCCGCAGCGGAAGCGACCCACGAGTTCATGGCCGCAGGACTCCGAGCGATGGAGGGCAAGAAATGA
- a CDS encoding SDR family oxidoreductase, with product MKSALVTGGSRGIGYGIAMRMAELGYSLTITARDSTALAAVAAGLEAAGAPRVVTVAADLADRDAADRIVEAHASAFGSMDALVLNAGVGTAGSIADYPMRRFDKTLDVNLRAPFQVLQNSIPLLRLGVEANPDGGAKVIALASMAGVYSEAGLAVYGATKAAMLSLVETLNAEESGNGISGTSIAPGYVDTDMSDWTKDKIPADTMIRVGDIVELSASVLRLSSRAVVPRLVVTRAGAGLGA from the coding sequence ATGAAATCTGCACTGGTTACCGGTGGATCCCGCGGCATCGGCTACGGAATCGCGATGCGCATGGCCGAACTGGGGTATTCGTTGACGATCACCGCACGGGACTCGACGGCACTCGCCGCCGTCGCCGCGGGGCTCGAGGCTGCGGGTGCTCCGCGAGTGGTGACAGTGGCTGCCGACCTCGCCGATCGTGACGCCGCCGACCGAATCGTCGAGGCACACGCGTCGGCGTTCGGATCGATGGATGCGCTGGTGCTCAATGCCGGTGTAGGAACTGCAGGATCGATCGCCGACTATCCGATGCGCAGGTTCGACAAGACGCTCGACGTCAACTTGCGGGCGCCGTTCCAGGTTCTGCAGAATTCCATTCCGCTGCTGCGGCTCGGCGTCGAAGCGAATCCTGACGGTGGCGCCAAGGTCATCGCGCTCGCTTCCATGGCCGGTGTGTACTCGGAAGCGGGGTTGGCGGTCTACGGCGCGACGAAGGCAGCAATGCTCTCGCTCGTAGAGACCTTGAATGCCGAGGAAAGCGGAAACGGAATCAGCGGAACCTCCATCGCGCCCGGCTATGTCGATACCGATATGAGCGACTGGACGAAGGACAAGATCCCCGCTGACACGATGATTCGCGTCGGGGACATCGTCGAGCTCTCAGCCAGTGTGCTGAGACTGTCCTCGCGGGCCGTCGTACCGCGCCTGGTGGTCACCAGGGCGGGTGCTGGGTTGGGGGCCTGA
- a CDS encoding DUF1801 domain-containing protein yields MSGDWRTDIVDAVRNSIVAAAPGVVEEAKWRKASNPDGVPTFSLDGLICTVETYKDKVKVTFAKGASLEDPSNIFNASLDAGTRRAIDIHHGHLLDTAAFEDLVRSAVEINRG; encoded by the coding sequence ATGAGCGGAGACTGGCGCACCGACATCGTCGATGCGGTTCGTAACTCGATCGTGGCCGCAGCACCAGGCGTCGTCGAGGAAGCCAAGTGGCGCAAGGCGTCCAATCCCGACGGTGTGCCGACCTTCAGTCTCGACGGCCTGATCTGCACTGTGGAGACCTACAAGGACAAGGTCAAGGTGACCTTTGCGAAGGGTGCCTCGCTGGAGGATCCGTCGAACATTTTCAACGCCAGCCTCGATGCAGGCACGCGGCGAGCGATCGACATCCACCACGGTCACCTCCTCGATACCGCGGCGTTCGAAGACCTGGTGCGGAGCGCCGTGGAGATCAACCGAGGCTGA
- a CDS encoding carboxymuconolactone decarboxylase family protein, whose protein sequence is MTTRINFAAASPAVRKALIALDVSSRDGIDPTLAELIKIRASQINGCAYCLHMHTTDARKAGESEERLALVSVWRDAPNFFDEREQAVLELTEAVTLISDGGVSDEVYGRVAQHFDEHRIGQLIAQIFTINAWNRIGVTTHMIPGVGNVDAS, encoded by the coding sequence ATGACAACACGAATCAACTTCGCCGCCGCGTCCCCTGCCGTCAGAAAAGCGCTCATCGCGCTGGATGTTTCGAGCCGGGACGGTATCGACCCCACGCTTGCCGAATTGATCAAGATTCGCGCTTCGCAGATCAACGGATGCGCGTACTGCCTGCACATGCACACCACGGATGCGCGCAAAGCAGGGGAGAGCGAGGAGCGGCTCGCGCTCGTCTCGGTTTGGCGCGATGCACCCAACTTTTTCGACGAGAGAGAGCAGGCCGTTCTGGAGTTGACCGAGGCCGTCACGCTGATCTCCGACGGTGGGGTCTCCGACGAGGTGTACGGGCGCGTCGCGCAGCATTTCGACGAGCACCGGATCGGTCAGCTGATCGCCCAGATCTTCACGATCAATGCCTGGAATCGAATCGGCGTGACGACACACATGATCCCTGGCGTAGGCAACGTCGACGCGTCGTGA
- a CDS encoding PLP-dependent aminotransferase family protein, whose protein sequence is MPVNEVNSGFDLHLNLAADGSRKAALGRALREAVGSGRLEPGTTLPSYRTLAKDLHIARNTVAETYAELVSEGWLEARQGSGTRVAHRATMTADLPTSTVPPQVRPTFDFRPGRPDAASFPRTAWLAAARRAVGNAPVDAFGPGDPHGRIELRRALAGYLARTRGVVADPRRVFVCSGFTQAAGFLTRLQNTAPIALESYGLPFHRRIFEETGATIAVPVDENGCRIDQLESTAARTVVLTPSHQFPTGAPLHPARRTAAVRWARAHDGLVIEDDYDGEFRYDRNPVGAMQALDPDRVLYLGSVSKSMSPAIRVGWMVVPEHLHDPILAIKGVREATVGVVDQLTLAELITSGAYDRHVRAMRSKYRRRRDELSRALAQRAPHIGTVGISAGLQAVLTLPEGTEKTVLQMAGEVGIALEGLQWFRHPHALSSITDAVLVGFSAPSDGSYTAAVDALVTVLARTAPGRRRG, encoded by the coding sequence ATGCCGGTAAACGAGGTCAATTCCGGATTCGATCTGCACCTGAACCTGGCTGCCGACGGTTCACGCAAAGCTGCCCTCGGACGGGCACTGCGCGAGGCCGTCGGATCCGGTCGCCTCGAACCGGGCACGACCCTGCCGTCGTACCGCACGCTCGCGAAAGACCTGCACATCGCCCGCAACACCGTCGCAGAGACGTATGCCGAACTCGTTTCGGAAGGCTGGCTCGAAGCCCGACAGGGATCCGGCACTCGTGTCGCGCACCGGGCAACGATGACGGCAGACCTACCTACCTCGACCGTGCCGCCTCAGGTGCGACCGACGTTCGACTTCCGTCCTGGCCGTCCCGACGCAGCGTCTTTCCCGCGAACCGCCTGGCTTGCCGCGGCCAGGCGAGCGGTGGGCAATGCGCCCGTCGACGCTTTCGGACCGGGAGACCCACACGGACGCATCGAATTACGTCGCGCGCTTGCCGGATATCTCGCACGGACTCGAGGCGTCGTGGCGGACCCACGCCGAGTTTTCGTGTGCTCGGGGTTCACACAGGCAGCGGGGTTCCTGACGCGGCTGCAGAACACGGCTCCGATCGCGCTCGAATCCTACGGTCTGCCGTTCCACCGCAGAATCTTCGAGGAGACCGGGGCGACGATCGCCGTTCCGGTGGACGAGAATGGATGTCGCATAGACCAACTGGAATCGACAGCTGCTCGGACTGTCGTCCTCACGCCGAGCCATCAGTTTCCGACGGGCGCTCCGCTGCACCCTGCGCGGCGGACGGCAGCCGTCAGATGGGCCCGTGCACACGACGGCCTCGTCATCGAAGACGACTACGACGGAGAGTTCCGCTACGACCGAAACCCTGTGGGAGCCATGCAGGCTCTCGACCCGGATCGGGTGTTGTACTTGGGATCGGTCTCCAAGAGTATGTCCCCGGCGATCCGCGTCGGGTGGATGGTCGTTCCCGAGCACCTTCACGACCCGATCCTCGCAATCAAGGGCGTCCGCGAGGCGACGGTAGGCGTCGTGGATCAACTGACGCTCGCAGAGCTCATCACCAGCGGCGCATACGATCGCCACGTCCGAGCAATGCGGTCGAAGTACCGCAGGCGCCGCGACGAGTTGTCACGCGCTCTCGCTCAGCGCGCTCCGCACATCGGAACCGTGGGCATCTCGGCCGGATTACAAGCCGTCCTCACTCTCCCGGAAGGAACCGAAAAGACGGTTCTGCAGATGGCCGGCGAGGTAGGAATTGCGCTGGAAGGACTGCAGTGGTTTCGGCATCCGCACGCGCTGTCCAGCATCACGGATGCAGTGCTCGTAGGCTTCTCGGCTCCGAGCGACGGTTCTTACACCGCGGCGGTGGACGCGCTCGTGACGGTACTTGCGCGCACCGCCCCGGGCCGACGGAGAGGGTAG
- a CDS encoding NUDIX domain-containing protein, translating into MPKTSAGILPFRRRGDVGEVLIGHPGGPFWARKDDGAWSVIKGEYTDEDPLAAARREFREETGIEIPDGEAVELPKIVQKGGKVVTVFAVHTDVDAAGLDTAGFVSNTFETEWPPRSGRMQSFPEIDRIAWFSVAEARVKLLSAQTVVLDALPPIPGY; encoded by the coding sequence ATGCCGAAAACGAGTGCTGGAATTCTCCCGTTCCGTCGCCGAGGCGACGTGGGGGAGGTGCTGATCGGCCATCCGGGCGGCCCGTTCTGGGCGCGGAAGGACGACGGCGCCTGGTCCGTGATCAAAGGCGAATACACGGACGAGGACCCGCTGGCCGCTGCCCGACGTGAGTTTCGCGAGGAGACCGGTATCGAGATTCCCGACGGCGAGGCAGTGGAACTGCCGAAGATCGTCCAGAAGGGCGGGAAAGTGGTGACCGTGTTCGCAGTCCACACCGACGTGGATGCTGCCGGGCTCGACACAGCAGGCTTCGTCAGCAATACGTTCGAGACCGAGTGGCCGCCGAGGTCGGGCCGTATGCAGTCGTTCCCCGAGATCGACAGGATTGCCTGGTTCTCGGTGGCGGAGGCGCGGGTGAAGCTCCTTTCGGCCCAGACAGTCGTGCTCGACGCCCTGCCACCGATCCCCGGGTATTGA